The following proteins are co-located in the Solanum pennellii chromosome 8, SPENNV200 genome:
- the LOC114078452 gene encoding uncharacterized protein LOC114078452 — protein MVLIYVDDLLVTRNDHKLILEAKSILKDRFKMKDLDELRYFLGIEFARNDSGILMHQRKYCLELISDIELSNSKTVRTPIELNQKLTTTEFDLHFPTDNEDDRVLDDPSVYQKLVGRLLYLTITRPDITFAVQLLSQFMHSPKTCHMEAAMRVVRYVKQAPGLGILMTVNTNNQLIAYCDADWVACPNNTKSITGYMVTYGGSLIS, from the coding sequence ATGGTGTTAATCTATGTTGATGACTTGCTTGTTACAAGGAATGATCACAAGTTGATATTGGAGGCAAAAAGTATTCTCAAAGACAGGTTCAAGATGAAAGACTTGGATGAATTGAGATATTTTTTGGGAATAGAGTTTGCCAGAAATGATTCAGGGATTCTTATGcatcaaagaaaatattgtcTTGAGCTAATCTCTGACATTGAATTATCTAACTCAAAGACAGTTCGAACTCCTATTGAGCTGAATCAAAAGCTCACAACTACAGAGTTTGACTTACATTTTCCTACTGATAATGAAGATGATAGGGTGCTGGATGATCCTAGTGTGTATCAGAAATTGGTGGGAAGATTGCTTTACTTAACAATAACAAGACCAGACATAACTTTTGCAGTGCAGCTCCtaagtcaattcatgcatagcCCTAAGACATGTCATATGGAAGCAGCAATGAGGGTAGTAAGATATGTCAAACAAGCACCAGGATTAGGAATTCTTATGACAGTTAACACAAATAACCAGTTAATTGCATACTGTGATGCAGATTGGGTTGCATGTCCAAACAACACAAAATCAATCACTGGCTACATGGTTACATATGGAGGTTCTTTGATCTCATGA